In the Malaya genurostris strain Urasoe2022 chromosome 1, Malgen_1.1, whole genome shotgun sequence genome, one interval contains:
- the LOC131425107 gene encoding rac GTPase-activating protein 1, translating to MELSIIAQFDELRRCSDVLREGTAELEFLKFVQLQDECRLQWLKAVQEAQRLQRELDSALRQMSDLDTKLFLARKLLDEESKARKRAEHERDAIEKKMGAVYDIMKNEQDIKNETRERLAFMNAYSYKRKSAHDRGDKLGNDINSTGSFLSDLSLTQSEDDFANVKTNRNSSWRRHRPSYSAAVGVGSKRSRLSQDASKRISTSESKKVIELGPNEKIVAHTKVSVPQDDGPILAESIIQAMPPQHNGSFEQQKATPKNIIESKENVSPNPFKTPSKTDSKFSKMNMFTPSAPPIEEVEPVFNGNNMTPTVKRSIMRQHAFAGKTFLKYSETCTQCQQRIRFGSVGLRCRECKAVVHSDCRDRLTIACVPQSSGTPTLKGNQAGCLSDYTPNVGPMIPGLIVHCVNEIETRGLTEVGIYRVSGSEREVRTLKEKFLRGKTVPNLTNIDIHVLCGCIKDFLRSLREPLIPQALWMDFSNAVQVTSNKQKQKELFDAIARLPQPNRDTLAYLIQHFQRIAECKDVKMPLENLAKVFAPTIIGYSNAKLDTHVVFAETVIQCNIMDSLLNIPTDYWSQFVNVEENTQEEEQKQCAALAMKSYLGTPLLKSSKRERKFYATPPYPSKKK from the exons ATGGAACTATCAATtattgctcagttcgatgagCTCCGACGATGCTCGGATGTGTTGCGTGAGGGAACGGCAGAATTAg AATTTCTCAAGTTTGTACAACTTCAAGATGAATGTCGCTTACAATGGCTGAAAGCCGTTCAAGAAGCTCAGAGATTACAGCGTGAACTTGATTCAGCTTTAAGGCAGATGTCTGATCTGGATACAAAACTGTTTCTTGCGCGCAAGCTGCTTGACGAGGAAAGTAAAGCAAGGAAACGTGCTGAACACGAAAGAGATGCTATC GAGAAAAAAATGGGAGCTGTTTATGATATCATGAAGAACGAACaagacattaaaaatgaaacaagaGAAAGACTTGCTTTTATGAATGCATATTCTTATAAACGTAAATCGGCGCACGATCGAGGGGACAAACTCGGAAATGATATTAATTCCACTGGATCTTTTTTGTCAGATTTATCCCTAACTCAATCGGAAGATGATTTTGCCAATGTAAAAACCAACAGAAACAGCTCTTGGAGAAGGCATCGGCCGTCCTACTCTGCTGCTGTCGGTGTAGGAAGTAAGCGATCTCGCCTTAGTCAAGATGCTTCTAAAAGAATAAGTACCAGTGAAAGCAAGAAAGTCATTGAGCTTGGTCCGAATGAAAAAATTGTGGCACATACAAAAGTGTCTGTTCCTCAAGACgatggaccaattttagcagaaTCCATTATTCAGGCAATGCCTCCACAACATAACGGTTCATTTGAGCAACAAAAAGCGACTCCTAAGAATATCATAGAATCTAAGGAGAACGTATCGCCTAACCCTTTCAAGACGCCCTCGAA aaccGACTCCAAGTTCTCGAAGATGAATATGTTTACGCCATCTGCTCCTCCAATTGAAGAAGTGGAACCGGTTTTTAATGGAAACAACATGACTCCAACTGTAAAGCGTAGTATTATGAGACAGCACGCGTTTGCTGGAAAAACATTTCTTAAGTATTCCGAGACTTGTACGCAATGTCAACAAAG AATACGTTTTGGATCCGTTGGTTTACGATGTCGGGAATGTAAGGCTGTAGTTCACTCGGATTGCAGGGATCGGCTGACGATTGCTTGCGTGCCTCAGAGCTCTGGAACACCAACACTTAAAGGTAATCAAGCGGGCTGTTTATCGGATTATACGCCGAATGTTGGTCCAATGATACCTGGGCTTATTGTACATTGCGTCAATGAGATAGAAACAAGAGGGTTGACCGAAGTGGGCATCTACCGTGTTTCCGGATCAGAACGAGAAGTTCGCACGTTAAAGGAAAAATTCCTTCGTGGTAAAACCGTACCTAACCTGACGAATATCGACATTCATGTACTTTGTGGATGTATAAAAGACTTTTTACGTTCACTTCGAGAACCACTCATCCCGCAAGCATTATGGATGGACTTTTCGAACGCAGTTCAAGTGACATCTAACAAACAGAAGCAGAAAGAACTATTCGATGCTATTGCCAGATTACCCCAGCCTAATCGCGACACGTTGGCTTATCTAATACAACATTTTCAGCGAATAGCTGAGTGCAAGGATGTCAAAATGCCTTTGGAAAATCTCGCAAAAGTTTTCGCCCCTACGATCATTGGTTACTCAAATGCCAAACTTGATACTCATGTGGTGTTCGCCGAGACAGTCATTCAGTGTAAT ATTATGGATAGTTTGCTAAATATACCAACCGATTACTGGTCACAATTTGTTAACGTCGAGGAAAATACACAGGAAGAAGAACAAAAGCAGTGCGCTGCATTGGCGATGAAGAGTTATCttg GTACGCCATTATTGAAGAGTAGTAAACGAGAGCGTAAATTTTATGCAACACCGCCTTATCCGTCTAAAAAAAAGTGA